A genomic segment from Lemur catta isolate mLemCat1 chromosome 9, mLemCat1.pri, whole genome shotgun sequence encodes:
- the LOC123644986 gene encoding 40S ribosomal protein S4, X isoform-like: MARGPKKHLKRVAAPKHWMLDKLTGVFAPRPSSGPHKLRECLPLIIFLRNRLKYALTGEEVKKICMQRFIKIDGKVRTDITYPAGFMDVISIDKTGENFRLIYDTKGRFAVHRITPEEAKYKLCKVRKIFVGTKGIPHLVTHDARTIRYPDPLVKVNDTIQIDLETGKITDFIKFDTGNLCMVTGGANLGRIGVITNRERHPGSFDVVHVKDANGNSFATRLSNIFVIGKGNKPWISLPQGKGIRLTIAEERDKRLAAKQSSG, from the coding sequence ATGGCCCGAGGTCCCAAGAAGCATCTGAAGCGTGTGGCAGCTCCAAAGCATTGGATGCTGGATAAATTGACCGGTGTGTTTGCTCCTCGTCCATCCAGCGGTCCCCACAAGCTGAGAGAGTGTCTCCCACTCATCATTTTCCTAAGAAACAGGCTTAAGTATGCCCTGACAGGAGAAGAAGTGAAGAAGATCTGCATGCAGCGGTTCATTAAGATTGATGGCAAGGTCCGAACTGATATAACCTACCCTGCGGGGTTTATGGATGTCATCAGCATTGACAAGACTGGAGAGAATTTCCGTCTGATTTATGACACCAAGGGTCGCTTTGCTGTTCATCGTATCACACCTGAGGAGGCCAAGTACAAGTTGTGCAAAGTGAGAAAAATCTTCGTGGGCACAAAAGGAATCCCTCATCTGGTGACCCATGATGCTCGCACCATCCGCTATCCTGATCCACTCGTCAAAGTGAATGATACCATTCAGATCGATTTGGAGACTGGCAAGATTACTGATTTCATCAAGTTTGACACTGGTAACCTGTGTATGGTGACTGGAGGTGCTAACCTGGGAAGAATTGGTGTAATCACCAACAGAGAAAGACATCCTGGGTCTTTTGATGTGGTTCACGTGAAAGATGCCAATGGCAACAGCTTTGCCACTCGGCTCTCCAACATTTTTGTTATTGGCAAAGGCAACAAACCATGGATTTCTCTTCCCCAAGGAAAAGGTATCCGCCTCACCATTGCTGAAGAGAGGGATAAGAGACTGGCGGCCAAACAGAGCAGTGGCTGA